The following proteins come from a genomic window of Phacochoerus africanus isolate WHEZ1 chromosome 9, ROS_Pafr_v1, whole genome shotgun sequence:
- the SLC22A7 gene encoding solute carrier family 22 member 7 isoform X3, with amino-acid sequence MAFEELLDKVGGFGPFQLWNVALLALPRVLLPMHFLLPIFLTAVPAHRCALPGAPANFSHQDAWLEAHLPREPDGRFSSCLRFTHSGALPNTTLWGLGQSPGEQLEGEPSTVPCPQGWEYDHSEFSSTIATEWDLVCEQKGLNRATSTFFFAGVLVGAVAFGYLSDRFGRRRLLLVAYVSALVLGLVSAASVSYTMFAITRTLTGTALAGFTIIVMPLGEAELEWLDVGHRTVAGVLSSTFWTGGVMLLALVGYLIRDWRWLLLAVTLPCAPGILSIWWVPESARWLLTQGRVEDAHRYLLRCARLNGRPVGEDGLSREALSKVAAAERVVRRPSYLDLFRTPRLRHISLCCMVVWFGVNFSYYGLSLDVSGLGLNVYQTQLLFGAVELPSKLLVYLSVRHAGRRLTLAGTLLGASLSLGFRLLVSSEMKSWSTALAVLGKGFSEAAFTTAYLFTSELYPTVLR; translated from the exons ATGGCATTCGAGGAGCTGCTAGACAAGGTGGGCGGCTTTGGGCCCTTCCAGCTGTGGAACGTGGCACTGTTGGCCCTGCCCCGTGTGCTGCTGCCCATGCACTTTCTCTTGCCCATCTTCCTGACTGCCGTGCCGGCCCACCGCTGTGCCCTGCCTGGAGCCCCTGCCAACTTCAGTCACCAGGACGCGTGGCTGGAGGCCCACCTGCCCCGGGAGCCTGATGGCAGGTTCAGCTCCTGCCTCCGCTTCACCCATTCCGGGGCCCTCCCCAACACCACGTTGTGGGGACTCGGGCAGAGCCCTGGGGAGCAGCTGGAGGGTGAGCCCTCCACAGTGCCCTGCCCTCAGGGCTGGGAATACGACCACTCGGAGTTCTCCTCCACCATTGCAACTGAG TGGGACCTGGTGTGTGAGCAGAAAGGCCTGAACAGAGCCACTTCCACCTTCTTCTTCGCCGGTGTGCTGGTGGGGGCCGTGGCCTTCGGATACCTGTCTGACAG GTTTGGGCGGCGCCGTCTGCTGCTGGTGGCCTATGTGAGTGCCCTGGTGCTCGGCCTGGTGTCTGCAGCTTCAGTCAGCTACACCATGTTCGCCATCACCCGCACCCTCACTGGCACAGCCCTGGCAGGCTTCACCATCATTGTGATGCCACTGGGTGAGGCAG AGCTGGAGTGGCTGGATGTGGGACACCGCACTGTGGCAGGTGTCCTGAGCAGCACCTTCTGGACAGGCGGCGTGATGCTGTTGGCACTGGTCGGCTACTTGATACGGGACTGGCGATGGCTTCTGCTGGCTGTCACCCTGCCTTGTGCCCCAGGCATCCTCAGCATCTG GTGGGTGCCTGAGTCTGCACGCTGGCTTCTGACCCAGGGCCGTGTGGAGGACGCCCATAGGTACCTGCTCCGCTGTGCCAGGCTCAATGGGCGGCCCGTGGGCGAGGACGGCCTGAGCCGGGAG GCCCTGAGCAAAGTGGCTGCCGCCGAGCGGGTGGTCCGAAGACCCTCATACCTAGACCTGTTCCGGACACCAAGGCTCCGACACATCTCACTGTGCTGCATGGTGGTGTG GTTTGGAGTGAACTTCTCCTATTACGGCCTGAGCCTGGATGTGTCGGGTCTGGGGCTGAACGTGTACCAGACGCAGCTGCTGTTTGGGGCAGTGGAGCTGCCCTCCAAACTGTTGGTCTATCTGTCCGTGCGCCACGCGGGACGCCGGCTCACGCTGGCGGGAACGCTGCTGGGCGCCTCCCTCTCCTTGGGCTTCAGGCTGCTGGTGTCCTCCG AGATGAAATCCTGGAGCACTGCCCTGGCGGTGTTGGGGAAGGGTTTTTCTGAAGCTGCCTTCACCACTGCCTACCTGTtcacatcagagctgtacccTACTGTGCTCAGGTGA
- the SLC22A7 gene encoding solute carrier family 22 member 7 isoform X2, which produces MAFEELLDKVGGFGPFQLWNVALLALPRVLLPMHFLLPIFLTAVPAHRCALPGAPANFSHQDAWLEAHLPREPDGRFSSCLRFTHSGALPNTTLWGLGQSPGEQLEGEPSTVPCPQGWEYDHSEFSSTIATEWDLVCEQKGLNRATSTFFFAGVLVGAVAFGYLSDRFGRRRLLLVAYVSALVLGLVSAASVSYTMFAITRTLTGTALAGFTIIVMPLELEWLDVGHRTVAGVLSSTFWTGGVMLLALVGYLIRDWRWLLLAVTLPCAPGILSIWWVPESARWLLTQGRVEDAHRYLLRCARLNGRPVGEDGLSREALSKVAAAERVVRRPSYLDLFRTPRLRHISLCCMVVWFGVNFSYYGLSLDVSGLGLNVYQTQLLFGAVELPSKLLVYLSVRHAGRRLTLAGTLLGASLSLGFRLLVSSEMKSWSTALAVLGKGFSEAAFTTAYLFTSELYPTVLRQTGMGLTALVGRLGGSLAPLAALLDGVWLSLPKLAYGGIALLAACIALLLPETKQAQLPETIQDVERKSAPSSLQEEEMPMKQVQD; this is translated from the exons ATGGCATTCGAGGAGCTGCTAGACAAGGTGGGCGGCTTTGGGCCCTTCCAGCTGTGGAACGTGGCACTGTTGGCCCTGCCCCGTGTGCTGCTGCCCATGCACTTTCTCTTGCCCATCTTCCTGACTGCCGTGCCGGCCCACCGCTGTGCCCTGCCTGGAGCCCCTGCCAACTTCAGTCACCAGGACGCGTGGCTGGAGGCCCACCTGCCCCGGGAGCCTGATGGCAGGTTCAGCTCCTGCCTCCGCTTCACCCATTCCGGGGCCCTCCCCAACACCACGTTGTGGGGACTCGGGCAGAGCCCTGGGGAGCAGCTGGAGGGTGAGCCCTCCACAGTGCCCTGCCCTCAGGGCTGGGAATACGACCACTCGGAGTTCTCCTCCACCATTGCAACTGAG TGGGACCTGGTGTGTGAGCAGAAAGGCCTGAACAGAGCCACTTCCACCTTCTTCTTCGCCGGTGTGCTGGTGGGGGCCGTGGCCTTCGGATACCTGTCTGACAG GTTTGGGCGGCGCCGTCTGCTGCTGGTGGCCTATGTGAGTGCCCTGGTGCTCGGCCTGGTGTCTGCAGCTTCAGTCAGCTACACCATGTTCGCCATCACCCGCACCCTCACTGGCACAGCCCTGGCAGGCTTCACCATCATTGTGATGCCACTGG AGCTGGAGTGGCTGGATGTGGGACACCGCACTGTGGCAGGTGTCCTGAGCAGCACCTTCTGGACAGGCGGCGTGATGCTGTTGGCACTGGTCGGCTACTTGATACGGGACTGGCGATGGCTTCTGCTGGCTGTCACCCTGCCTTGTGCCCCAGGCATCCTCAGCATCTG GTGGGTGCCTGAGTCTGCACGCTGGCTTCTGACCCAGGGCCGTGTGGAGGACGCCCATAGGTACCTGCTCCGCTGTGCCAGGCTCAATGGGCGGCCCGTGGGCGAGGACGGCCTGAGCCGGGAG GCCCTGAGCAAAGTGGCTGCCGCCGAGCGGGTGGTCCGAAGACCCTCATACCTAGACCTGTTCCGGACACCAAGGCTCCGACACATCTCACTGTGCTGCATGGTGGTGTG GTTTGGAGTGAACTTCTCCTATTACGGCCTGAGCCTGGATGTGTCGGGTCTGGGGCTGAACGTGTACCAGACGCAGCTGCTGTTTGGGGCAGTGGAGCTGCCCTCCAAACTGTTGGTCTATCTGTCCGTGCGCCACGCGGGACGCCGGCTCACGCTGGCGGGAACGCTGCTGGGCGCCTCCCTCTCCTTGGGCTTCAGGCTGCTGGTGTCCTCCG AGATGAAATCCTGGAGCACTGCCCTGGCGGTGTTGGGGAAGGGTTTTTCTGAAGCTGCCTTCACCACTGCCTACCTGTtcacatcagagctgtacccTACTGTGCTCAG ACAGACAGGGATGGGGCTGACTGCACTGGTGGGCCGGTTGGGAGGCTCTTTGGCCCCACTGGCAGCCTTGCTGGATGGAGTATGGCTGTCACTGCCCAAGCTCGCTTATGGGGGGATCGCCTTGCTGGCTGCCTGCATTGCCCTCCTGCTACCAGAGACAAAGCAGGCACAGCTGCCAGAGACCATCCAAGACGTGGAGAGGAAGAG TGCCCCATCCAGCCTTCAGGAGGAAGAGATGCCCATGAAGCAGGTCCAGGACTGA
- the SLC22A7 gene encoding solute carrier family 22 member 7 isoform X1 — MAFEELLDKVGGFGPFQLWNVALLALPRVLLPMHFLLPIFLTAVPAHRCALPGAPANFSHQDAWLEAHLPREPDGRFSSCLRFTHSGALPNTTLWGLGQSPGEQLEGEPSTVPCPQGWEYDHSEFSSTIATEAPPCLSLQWDLVCEQKGLNRATSTFFFAGVLVGAVAFGYLSDRFGRRRLLLVAYVSALVLGLVSAASVSYTMFAITRTLTGTALAGFTIIVMPLELEWLDVGHRTVAGVLSSTFWTGGVMLLALVGYLIRDWRWLLLAVTLPCAPGILSIWWVPESARWLLTQGRVEDAHRYLLRCARLNGRPVGEDGLSREALSKVAAAERVVRRPSYLDLFRTPRLRHISLCCMVVWFGVNFSYYGLSLDVSGLGLNVYQTQLLFGAVELPSKLLVYLSVRHAGRRLTLAGTLLGASLSLGFRLLVSSEMKSWSTALAVLGKGFSEAAFTTAYLFTSELYPTVLRQTGMGLTALVGRLGGSLAPLAALLDGVWLSLPKLAYGGIALLAACIALLLPETKQAQLPETIQDVERKSAPSSLQEEEMPMKQVQD; from the exons ATGGCATTCGAGGAGCTGCTAGACAAGGTGGGCGGCTTTGGGCCCTTCCAGCTGTGGAACGTGGCACTGTTGGCCCTGCCCCGTGTGCTGCTGCCCATGCACTTTCTCTTGCCCATCTTCCTGACTGCCGTGCCGGCCCACCGCTGTGCCCTGCCTGGAGCCCCTGCCAACTTCAGTCACCAGGACGCGTGGCTGGAGGCCCACCTGCCCCGGGAGCCTGATGGCAGGTTCAGCTCCTGCCTCCGCTTCACCCATTCCGGGGCCCTCCCCAACACCACGTTGTGGGGACTCGGGCAGAGCCCTGGGGAGCAGCTGGAGGGTGAGCCCTCCACAGTGCCCTGCCCTCAGGGCTGGGAATACGACCACTCGGAGTTCTCCTCCACCATTGCAACTGAG GCCCCTCCCTGCCTGTCCCTGCAGTGGGACCTGGTGTGTGAGCAGAAAGGCCTGAACAGAGCCACTTCCACCTTCTTCTTCGCCGGTGTGCTGGTGGGGGCCGTGGCCTTCGGATACCTGTCTGACAG GTTTGGGCGGCGCCGTCTGCTGCTGGTGGCCTATGTGAGTGCCCTGGTGCTCGGCCTGGTGTCTGCAGCTTCAGTCAGCTACACCATGTTCGCCATCACCCGCACCCTCACTGGCACAGCCCTGGCAGGCTTCACCATCATTGTGATGCCACTGG AGCTGGAGTGGCTGGATGTGGGACACCGCACTGTGGCAGGTGTCCTGAGCAGCACCTTCTGGACAGGCGGCGTGATGCTGTTGGCACTGGTCGGCTACTTGATACGGGACTGGCGATGGCTTCTGCTGGCTGTCACCCTGCCTTGTGCCCCAGGCATCCTCAGCATCTG GTGGGTGCCTGAGTCTGCACGCTGGCTTCTGACCCAGGGCCGTGTGGAGGACGCCCATAGGTACCTGCTCCGCTGTGCCAGGCTCAATGGGCGGCCCGTGGGCGAGGACGGCCTGAGCCGGGAG GCCCTGAGCAAAGTGGCTGCCGCCGAGCGGGTGGTCCGAAGACCCTCATACCTAGACCTGTTCCGGACACCAAGGCTCCGACACATCTCACTGTGCTGCATGGTGGTGTG GTTTGGAGTGAACTTCTCCTATTACGGCCTGAGCCTGGATGTGTCGGGTCTGGGGCTGAACGTGTACCAGACGCAGCTGCTGTTTGGGGCAGTGGAGCTGCCCTCCAAACTGTTGGTCTATCTGTCCGTGCGCCACGCGGGACGCCGGCTCACGCTGGCGGGAACGCTGCTGGGCGCCTCCCTCTCCTTGGGCTTCAGGCTGCTGGTGTCCTCCG AGATGAAATCCTGGAGCACTGCCCTGGCGGTGTTGGGGAAGGGTTTTTCTGAAGCTGCCTTCACCACTGCCTACCTGTtcacatcagagctgtacccTACTGTGCTCAG ACAGACAGGGATGGGGCTGACTGCACTGGTGGGCCGGTTGGGAGGCTCTTTGGCCCCACTGGCAGCCTTGCTGGATGGAGTATGGCTGTCACTGCCCAAGCTCGCTTATGGGGGGATCGCCTTGCTGGCTGCCTGCATTGCCCTCCTGCTACCAGAGACAAAGCAGGCACAGCTGCCAGAGACCATCCAAGACGTGGAGAGGAAGAG TGCCCCATCCAGCCTTCAGGAGGAAGAGATGCCCATGAAGCAGGTCCAGGACTGA
- the LOC125135024 gene encoding cysteine-rich protein 3 isoform X5 — MSWICPRCLQPVFFAEKVSSVGKNWHRFCLKCEHCHNVLSPGGHAEHNGRPYCHKPCYGVLFGPRGVNIGGVGSYLYRSPAPTPASITPLSPSSFSSPRPRPGLPQGKKSPPYMKTFTGETSLCPGCEEPVYFAEKVMSLGRNWHRPCLRCQRCRKTLTAGSHAEHDGVPYCHIPCYGYLFGPKGVNIGDVGCYIYDPVEIKSK, encoded by the exons ATGAGCTGGATCTGCCCCCGTTGTCTGCAGCCTGTTTTCTTTG CAGAGAAGGTGAGCTCCGTGGGCAAGAACTGGCACCGCTTCTGCCTGAAATGTGAGCACTGCCACAACGTCCTGTCCCCAGGAGGGCATGCAGAG CACAACGGAAGGCCGTATTGCCACAAGCCATGCTATGGGGTTCTTTTTGGACCCAGGG GGGTGAACATTGGTGGTGTGGGCTCCTACCTCTACAGatccccagctcccacccctgCAAGCATCACCCCCCTCAGCCctagcagcttcagctccccCAGGCCCAGACCTGGCCTCCCCCAGGGCAAGAAAA GCCCTCCCTACATGAAGACGTTCACTGGGGAGACCTCTCTGTGCCCTGGTTGTGAGGAACCCGTCTATTTTG CTGAGAAGGTGATGTCTTTGGGCAGAAATTGGCACCGACCCTGTCTGAGGTGCCAGCGGTGCCGGAAGACCCTTACTGCTGGGAGTCATGCCGAG CATGACGGCGTCCCCTACTGCCACATCCCCTGCTATGGCTACCTGTTTGGCCCCAAAG GTGTGAACATTGGTGATGTGGGCTGCTACATCTATGACCCCGTGGAGATAAAATCCAAATGA
- the LOC125135024 gene encoding cysteine-rich protein 3 isoform X6 — protein MSWICPRCLQPVFFAEKVSSVGKNWHRFCLKCEHCHNVLSPGGHAEHNGRPYCHKPCYGVLFGPRGVNIGGVGSYLYRSPAPTPASITPLSPSSFSSPRPRPGLPQGKKSPPYMKTFTGETSLCPGCEEPVYFAEKVMSLGRNWHRPCLRCQRCRKTLTAGSHAEHDGVPYCHIPCYGYLFGPKGGQPHPRHWA, from the exons ATGAGCTGGATCTGCCCCCGTTGTCTGCAGCCTGTTTTCTTTG CAGAGAAGGTGAGCTCCGTGGGCAAGAACTGGCACCGCTTCTGCCTGAAATGTGAGCACTGCCACAACGTCCTGTCCCCAGGAGGGCATGCAGAG CACAACGGAAGGCCGTATTGCCACAAGCCATGCTATGGGGTTCTTTTTGGACCCAGGG GGGTGAACATTGGTGGTGTGGGCTCCTACCTCTACAGatccccagctcccacccctgCAAGCATCACCCCCCTCAGCCctagcagcttcagctccccCAGGCCCAGACCTGGCCTCCCCCAGGGCAAGAAAA GCCCTCCCTACATGAAGACGTTCACTGGGGAGACCTCTCTGTGCCCTGGTTGTGAGGAACCCGTCTATTTTG CTGAGAAGGTGATGTCTTTGGGCAGAAATTGGCACCGACCCTGTCTGAGGTGCCAGCGGTGCCGGAAGACCCTTACTGCTGGGAGTCATGCCGAG CATGACGGCGTCCCCTACTGCCACATCCCCTGCTATGGCTACCTGTTTGGCCCCAAAGGTgggcagccccaccccagacacTGGGCCTAA